Proteins from one Acidobacteriota bacterium genomic window:
- a CDS encoding SpoIIE family protein phosphatase: MARNQRQGFIVTGEGEQSRRVPVGASLVVGRAADSGLVLQDSSASRRHVEIRATSDGYMCRDLGSRNGTIVNGSPTSVCSLEDGDRMIIGETTLRFELEPDSQPQRVSGKTVFLQTVLDPDGRERELPPTSTSKDLLEAAYTLMNALASNFNPCDLVDRVLETTTSAIRAHRGAVLFSGPDGELHPCGICGHVHTIHHGIPEPARVDEIHISESVARRVLRDGENVLYQSGWTDPELDPSASIAALRLTSILCVPIRTQYRILGILYMDTDVADHAYTHDDLLLAAAAGNSAGLALDNAQNHRMLLEKQKMEQDIEAAGNIQAGFLVSDWPTEDSRYEVFGATVPAKVVGGDFYDFVRLDENRVGLLIGDVSGKGVPAALTMAQLLAEFRLSASGMGSPSELLATLNEGLVGRSRRGMFCTVAVVVIDLRDGRLVGANAGHHPMLVVSEERIETSLGASGPPIGVLAGVSWEDVTDVVKPGETVMFYTDGIVEARSGATRAPGNEADTEYGLQRLERALQENIPATPHRLIDGVMGDVYDFCSPMTPHDDCTMIALRYTGDD; the protein is encoded by the coding sequence ATGGCACGCAATCAACGGCAGGGCTTCATCGTGACCGGCGAAGGGGAACAGAGCCGGCGGGTTCCAGTCGGGGCCTCCCTGGTCGTCGGGAGGGCGGCGGACAGCGGGCTTGTGCTCCAGGATTCCTCGGCGTCGCGACGCCATGTCGAGATTCGCGCGACCAGTGACGGTTACATGTGCCGCGATCTCGGGAGCCGAAACGGGACCATCGTCAACGGGTCACCGACCAGCGTATGCTCGCTGGAGGACGGCGACCGCATGATCATCGGAGAGACGACGCTGCGTTTCGAGCTCGAGCCGGACAGCCAGCCGCAAAGGGTTTCGGGCAAGACCGTTTTTCTGCAAACGGTCCTCGATCCCGATGGACGTGAAAGAGAGTTGCCTCCGACCTCGACCTCCAAGGATCTTCTCGAAGCGGCCTACACGCTGATGAACGCCCTGGCATCGAACTTCAATCCGTGTGATCTGGTGGACCGAGTGCTGGAGACGACGACCAGCGCGATCCGCGCCCACCGGGGAGCCGTGCTGTTTTCCGGACCGGACGGGGAGCTCCATCCGTGCGGCATATGTGGGCATGTCCACACTATCCACCATGGGATCCCGGAACCGGCTCGAGTGGATGAAATCCACATTTCCGAGAGTGTTGCCCGCCGAGTCCTGCGGGACGGCGAGAATGTGCTCTATCAGAGCGGCTGGACGGATCCGGAGCTGGATCCTTCTGCGAGTATCGCTGCACTGAGGCTGACATCGATCCTCTGTGTTCCGATCCGTACCCAGTACAGGATCCTCGGTATCCTCTATATGGATACCGACGTGGCGGACCATGCCTACACCCACGATGATCTCCTGCTCGCCGCCGCCGCCGGAAACAGTGCCGGCTTGGCCCTGGACAACGCGCAAAACCACCGGATGTTGCTCGAAAAACAGAAGATGGAGCAGGATATCGAGGCTGCCGGGAACATCCAGGCAGGTTTTCTGGTCAGCGATTGGCCGACCGAAGACTCGAGATATGAGGTCTTCGGCGCGACGGTGCCGGCGAAGGTTGTCGGCGGTGACTTCTACGACTTCGTGCGTCTCGATGAGAATCGGGTCGGTTTGTTGATCGGTGATGTCAGCGGGAAGGGCGTCCCTGCTGCGTTGACGATGGCTCAGCTGCTCGCGGAGTTCCGCCTCAGCGCATCCGGTATGGGATCTCCCTCCGAGCTCCTCGCCACGCTCAACGAGGGGCTCGTCGGGCGAAGTCGGAGAGGGATGTTCTGCACTGTTGCCGTGGTGGTGATCGACCTGCGAGATGGGAGACTGGTCGGAGCCAACGCGGGTCACCACCCGATGTTGGTCGTATCCGAGGAGAGGATCGAAACATCGCTCGGTGCCTCGGGCCCGCCGATAGGCGTCCTGGCGGGCGTTTCGTGGGAGGACGTGACCGACGTCGTAAAACCGGGAGAGACCGTCATGTTTTATACAGACGGCATCGTCGAAGCCAGGTCAGGGGCCACTCGGGCGCCCGGCAACGAGGCCGACACGGAGTACGGGCTGCAACGTCTCGAGCGGGCCCTGCAAGAAAATATTCCGGCGACTCCGCACCGTTTGATAGATGGAGTGATGGGTGACGTTTACGACTTTTGTTCCCCGATGACACCGCACGACGACTGCACCATGATCGCTCTGAGGTACACCGGCGATGACTGA
- a CDS encoding ankyrin repeat domain-containing protein: protein MKNCCRTVLLAITSLTCIYSLAEAQYSVTDLVDAAKRGDYHAVHKLIENGSNLDARGPMDFTALHWAGIRGHWRIVEELVAAGAPVNAVGGDGGTPLHWVCHHDQPDAVRLLLDAGADVSVQNHWGRTPLHVAARRGCVEVAEMLIDAGADPNATTSEGWTPMHVAAKSGHVAILDLLESRGADPTRRDSDGLTPCRGWRRRPSAIEATVNAPDDYVGIYDLGRGFTIKVWNDQGHLHLREFAPDGLVPVREDEFVCLQEPWRVRFLRDERGSVHEIEVQFLRRTVRGTKRDDPRYIGSQACVSCHTGSDSGRQGIVWMQSRHSHAYWR from the coding sequence ATGAAGAACTGTTGCCGAACGGTCCTGTTAGCTATCACGTCTCTGACCTGCATTTATTCACTCGCAGAAGCGCAGTATTCGGTGACCGATCTGGTCGACGCCGCAAAACGTGGTGACTACCACGCGGTTCACAAGCTCATCGAGAACGGCTCCAACCTCGACGCCCGTGGGCCGATGGATTTCACCGCCCTCCACTGGGCGGGAATTCGCGGGCACTGGCGCATCGTCGAGGAGCTCGTCGCGGCAGGAGCTCCGGTCAACGCGGTCGGCGGCGACGGAGGCACCCCCCTCCACTGGGTGTGCCACCATGATCAACCCGATGCTGTGCGTCTCCTACTCGACGCCGGCGCCGACGTCTCGGTTCAGAACCATTGGGGACGCACTCCTCTCCACGTCGCCGCTCGTCGCGGCTGCGTCGAGGTGGCCGAAATGCTGATCGACGCCGGAGCAGACCCAAATGCGACGACCAGCGAGGGCTGGACGCCGATGCACGTCGCAGCCAAGAGTGGGCACGTCGCCATATTGGATCTGCTGGAGTCGAGGGGAGCGGATCCGACCCGCAGGGACAGTGATGGTCTCACGCCGTGCCGGGGTTGGCGCAGGCGACCTTCAGCCATCGAAGCCACCGTGAACGCTCCAGATGATTACGTTGGCATCTACGATCTCGGACGGGGATTCACGATCAAGGTGTGGAACGATCAGGGGCACCTCCATCTTCGCGAATTTGCACCGGACGGCCTGGTCCCGGTTCGAGAGGACGAGTTCGTCTGCCTGCAGGAACCGTGGCGGGTAAGGTTTTTGCGCGATGAAAGAGGTTCGGTGCACGAGATTGAGGTCCAGTTCCTTAGGCGAACGGTGCGTGGCACCAAGCGCGACGATCCCCGCTACATCGGATCTCAAGCGTGCGTCTCCTGCCACACCGGATCTGATAGCGGACGGCAGGGCATCGTGTGGATGCAAAGCCGCCACTCTCACGCCTACTGGAGAC
- a CDS encoding ATP-binding protein, with product MTDLQKDLRLTVRSDPKLLAAIRSLVRGWVESCEIDAKTANDVVLAIDEACTNAIRHAYRGRSDGSVELTLHAEPDWLAFQVSDQGEPCPPECTTRRKLEAPEMDDLQPGGLGIQLIHRVFDEVDFCPGVSGGNCVTMRLNRSRVRENHGSDD from the coding sequence ATGACTGATTTGCAGAAGGACCTCCGCCTGACGGTGCGTTCGGATCCGAAGCTCCTTGCAGCGATCCGGAGCCTGGTGCGCGGATGGGTCGAGTCCTGCGAAATCGACGCGAAAACCGCGAACGATGTCGTCCTGGCGATAGACGAGGCGTGTACCAACGCGATCCGCCACGCCTACCGAGGCCGATCCGACGGATCTGTGGAGCTGACGCTGCACGCCGAACCGGATTGGCTGGCCTTCCAGGTTTCGGATCAGGGTGAGCCGTGCCCTCCGGAGTGCACGACGCGACGGAAGCTCGAAGCACCCGAAATGGATGATCTGCAGCCCGGCGGTCTCGGTATCCAGCTCATCCATCGGGTGTTCGATGAAGTAGATTTCTGCCCGGGTGTGAGCGGTGGCAACTGTGTCACGATGAGGTTGAATCGA